The proteins below are encoded in one region of Candidatus Brocadiaceae bacterium:
- a CDS encoding sugar phosphate isomerase/epimerase — translation MIYISSSYTRAKTIRESVETLAGIGFKNIELSGGTDYYTNLENDLLELQTKYGLSFICHNYFPPPREPIVLNLASLNGEIFERSLFHYKNAIELSHRLGASVFGIHAGFLIDFQVSEIGKKLNHYKCFNREEAIEQFCKGYSVLTSIARDLGVELYLENNVFSQDNFAIYSGGNPFLMTHYDEFEFLSKLIKINLLLDVGHLKVSTTTLKLNFEDELEKMMSYAKYLHFSDNDSLHDQNQAIKKESNLWQILSRYNLKQKTITLEIYDSLDKVKQSHSLLNSIM, via the coding sequence GTGATTTATATTTCAAGTTCATATACTAGAGCGAAAACAATAAGAGAATCCGTTGAAACCCTTGCCGGGATTGGATTTAAGAATATTGAACTATCAGGAGGTACTGACTACTATACAAATCTTGAAAATGATTTATTAGAATTGCAGACAAAATATGGGTTGTCTTTTATATGTCATAATTATTTTCCGCCACCAAGGGAACCTATTGTCCTTAATTTAGCTTCATTAAATGGAGAAATTTTTGAAAGAAGTTTGTTCCATTACAAGAACGCAATAGAACTTTCTCACCGTCTAGGGGCGAGTGTTTTTGGTATCCATGCAGGTTTTTTAATTGATTTTCAAGTGAGTGAAATAGGGAAGAAACTCAATCATTATAAATGTTTTAACCGAGAAGAAGCTATTGAGCAATTTTGTAAAGGTTACAGCGTGCTAACATCAATTGCTAGGGATTTGGGGGTTGAGCTTTATCTAGAAAATAACGTATTTTCTCAAGACAACTTTGCAATATATTCTGGAGGCAACCCTTTTTTGATGACTCATTACGATGAGTTTGAATTTTTAAGCAAATTAATTAAAATAAATCTTTTGTTAGACGTTGGACATTTAAAGGTAAGCACAACCACCTTGAAACTAAATTTTGAAGATGAACTGGAAAAGATGATGTCATATGCAAAGTATTTACATTTCAGTGACAACGATAGTCTACATGACCAAAATCAAGCAATAAAAAAAGAAAGTAATCTGTGGCAAATACTTTCTCGATATAATTTGAAGCAAAAAACGATAACCCTTGAAATTTATGACTCACTAGACAAAGTAAAACAGTCACATAGTTTACTGAACTCCATAATGTAG
- a CDS encoding acetyltransferase: MEIIIVGAGGHTRSLINLLELNKYEIIGIYDDSYNSFMKETINEYEVKNSLKHLPPNYPVVLAVGDCRKRERLYGLYKRQILKDSLIHPKAHIEKRVHVGNSNQVFSMAIINCNVRIGENNIINTGCIIEHECCIGSHNHISIGSIIAGRVKIGNRCFIGAGVVVIDKQEICDDVIIGANAVVIENITLPGTYVGNPARRIG, encoded by the coding sequence GTGGAAATAATAATCGTTGGTGCGGGAGGGCATACCCGCTCGCTTATCAATCTTTTGGAATTAAATAAGTATGAAATAATAGGTATTTATGATGATAGTTATAACTCTTTCATGAAAGAAACCATCAATGAGTATGAGGTAAAAAACAGCCTGAAGCATCTTCCACCCAATTACCCGGTTGTTTTGGCGGTAGGTGATTGTAGAAAGAGAGAAAGACTGTATGGTTTATACAAAAGACAAATTTTAAAAGATTCTCTTATTCATCCGAAAGCTCACATTGAAAAACGTGTACATGTCGGGAATTCAAATCAGGTTTTTTCAATGGCCATAATTAATTGTAATGTCAGAATAGGAGAAAATAATATTATCAATACAGGATGTATTATTGAACATGAATGTTGTATTGGCAGTCACAACCATATTTCAATTGGATCTATAATAGCAGGACGGGTAAAAATAGGAAACCGTTGTTTCATCGGTGCAGGAGTTGTCGTTATTGATAAACAGGAAATTTGTGATGATGTAATTATTGGCGCTAATGCTGTTGTGATCGAAAATATCACGTTACCGGGGACCTATGTTGGAAACCCTGCGAGAAGAATAGGGTGA
- the neuB gene encoding N-acetylneuraminate synthase, with product MKFNKTIQIQSRIISDTSPTFIIAEAGVNHCGTIEIAKKLIDIACGAKADAVKFQTFHAEHLLLKKVKKAPYQESTTSENESQFEMLKKLEFDKEQHQELKRYCEEKKIIFLTTPFDEISLEQLEELNIPAYKISSSDITNLPFLKKIAMRKKPIFLSTGMTYLEEIELALREIYPLNKDIVLFQCSSNYPLQDDEANLNVINKFKKHFDMLIGYSDHTVGIGAAPYAVSMGTKVIEKHFTVDKNLEGPDHRASLNPEELIILVQEIRKVERYLGKSLKMPTLSEIRNRSLLQKCFVAACDIKKGEIFNEDNIIAKRTGGEGISPIYYDKLVGKKASKGIKKNEIISVKAFE from the coding sequence ATGAAGTTTAACAAAACGATTCAAATTCAATCCAGGATAATTTCAGACACATCACCTACCTTTATTATTGCGGAAGCGGGTGTAAATCATTGCGGTACTATCGAAATCGCGAAGAAATTAATAGATATTGCATGCGGAGCAAAAGCCGATGCGGTTAAGTTTCAAACATTTCATGCGGAGCACTTGCTTCTTAAGAAGGTAAAAAAAGCGCCCTACCAGGAAAGCACAACGAGCGAAAATGAATCTCAATTTGAAATGTTGAAAAAATTGGAGTTTGACAAAGAACAACATCAAGAGTTGAAAAGATATTGTGAAGAAAAGAAAATCATCTTTCTTACGACTCCGTTTGATGAGATAAGTCTTGAGCAACTTGAAGAACTTAATATCCCAGCGTATAAAATCTCTTCCAGTGATATTACAAACCTTCCATTTCTTAAAAAAATAGCGATGAGGAAAAAACCCATTTTTTTGTCAACGGGTATGACGTATCTGGAGGAAATTGAGTTGGCTTTAAGAGAAATATATCCTTTGAATAAAGATATCGTTTTGTTTCAATGCAGTTCTAACTATCCTCTTCAGGATGATGAAGCAAATCTTAATGTCATTAATAAATTCAAAAAACACTTTGATATGTTGATAGGTTATTCTGATCATACCGTGGGAATAGGTGCTGCGCCATATGCAGTATCTATGGGGACGAAAGTAATTGAAAAACATTTTACGGTTGATAAAAATCTTGAGGGGCCTGATCATAGAGCGTCCCTGAATCCAGAAGAATTAATAATATTGGTACAGGAGATACGAAAGGTGGAGCGTTATCTTGGAAAGTCTCTTAAGATGCCTACATTATCAGAAATAAGAAATCGGTCATTACTGCAGAAATGTTTCGTCGCAGCGTGTGATATTAAGAAGGGTGAGATTTTTAACGAGGATAACATAATAGCAAAACGAACGGGAGGGGAAGGAATTTCGCCAATCTATTACGATAAACTTGTTGGGAAAAAAGCTTCCAAAGGTATCAAAAAGAATGAGATTATTAGCGTAAAAGCATTTGAATAA
- a CDS encoding acylneuraminate cytidylyltransferase family protein gives MNIGLIPARGGSKGLPGKNIKLLKGRPLIAYSIEAALKAKSVGRVFVSTDDEEISDIAMQYGAEVPFLRPAELARDDTPDTDVYIHFVEWLRTIKDFDSDILVLLRPTTPFKNAAIIDIVVEKLIGDERLTSVRTVSKVEGVFHPYWMFKQKDREMKPFIDGIDLGRYYQRQLLPECYRLNGVVDALRIDLLLKNKKIYGDHIGFVEVNDYQAIDVDKEFDFELCEFFMQKMCENTNPLT, from the coding sequence ATGAATATTGGTCTTATACCGGCAAGAGGCGGTTCCAAGGGGTTGCCTGGTAAAAACATAAAACTCCTTAAAGGTAGACCGTTGATTGCGTATAGTATTGAAGCTGCATTGAAAGCAAAAAGCGTGGGTCGTGTCTTTGTCTCTACAGATGATGAGGAGATTTCTGACATAGCAATGCAGTATGGCGCAGAAGTCCCCTTTCTAAGGCCAGCCGAACTTGCCCGGGATGATACGCCTGACACCGATGTGTATATTCATTTTGTTGAGTGGTTAAGAACTATAAAAGATTTCGATTCTGATATCTTGGTGCTTTTACGTCCGACAACACCATTTAAAAATGCAGCGATAATAGATATCGTTGTTGAAAAGCTTATTGGTGATGAAAGATTGACTTCGGTAAGAACCGTTTCCAAGGTTGAGGGTGTATTTCATCCCTATTGGATGTTTAAACAGAAAGACAGAGAAATGAAACCTTTTATTGATGGCATCGATCTCGGTCGATATTATCAGCGTCAACTCTTGCCAGAATGTTACCGGCTGAATGGAGTAGTTGATGCTTTGCGTATAGATTTGTTATTAAAAAATAAGAAAATATACGGAGACCATATCGGATTTGTCGAAGTTAATGATTATCAAGCGATAGACGTTGATAAAGAATTTGATTTTGAATTGTGTGAATTTTTTATGCAAAAAATGTGTGAAAATACTAATCCCTTGACATAA
- a CDS encoding aminotransferase class I/II-fold pyridoxal phosphate-dependent enzyme, which translates to MNNNHLSDLITRQDISIRKAMALMDRNAKGILFVVDDEEKICGVVTDGDVRRGLLKDILIDDKLTTVMNRSFIAFHQDVSYATVTEKFGSKYKYIPILDDQGRIVDYYLFSVGARIPIAKPSLSGNEAKYLLECVATNWISSQGRFVDRFEKEFAAFIGCKFAVAVANGTVALHLALEAINIGSNDEVIVPSLTFIATANAVTYTGAKAVFADSEMETWNLDFRKIEGKITKRTKAIIPVHLYGQPAKMDEIMEIANKHNLYVIEDAAEAHGAVYKGKRAGGIGHIGVFSFFGNKIITTGEGGMLVTDNEEIYQRARILRDHGMDPTKKYWHPYIGFNYRMTNIQSAIGCAQMERIEDILHKKQQIAQIYEDCLHDLEDVLLPPRNDWSKNIYWMYAIVLTGNLAQKNIRDTLISLLQKKHIECRPFFYLIHQMPPYQISHLKMEIAEYLSRNGICLPSYVDMEENETRHVCAILKQLISNV; encoded by the coding sequence GTGAATAATAATCATTTGTCTGATTTAATAACCCGGCAAGATATTTCAATTCGTAAAGCAATGGCTCTTATGGATCGAAATGCAAAGGGCATATTGTTTGTGGTTGATGACGAGGAAAAGATTTGCGGGGTTGTTACTGATGGTGATGTTCGAAGAGGACTTTTAAAGGATATTCTTATCGATGATAAATTAACCACGGTGATGAATAGAAGTTTTATTGCTTTTCACCAGGATGTTTCTTATGCAACCGTTACCGAAAAATTTGGTAGTAAATACAAATATATCCCTATCTTGGATGATCAGGGAAGAATCGTTGATTACTATTTATTTTCTGTCGGAGCGAGGATTCCTATTGCAAAACCTTCGCTTTCAGGGAACGAAGCAAAATATTTATTGGAATGTGTTGCAACCAACTGGATATCTTCTCAAGGAAGGTTTGTTGATCGATTTGAGAAAGAATTTGCAGCGTTTATTGGGTGTAAATTTGCGGTTGCTGTTGCAAATGGTACTGTTGCGCTTCATTTAGCTTTGGAAGCAATTAACATTGGTAGTAATGATGAAGTGATAGTTCCCTCTTTAACATTTATTGCTACGGCAAATGCTGTGACTTATACGGGGGCGAAGGCTGTATTTGCAGATTCAGAAATGGAAACATGGAATCTGGATTTCAGAAAAATTGAGGGAAAAATTACCAAAAGAACAAAAGCCATCATACCTGTTCATCTTTATGGACAGCCGGCAAAGATGGATGAAATTATGGAAATCGCAAATAAGCATAATCTGTATGTAATTGAAGATGCAGCGGAAGCCCACGGCGCAGTGTATAAAGGGAAAAGGGCGGGAGGCATTGGCCATATTGGTGTATTCAGTTTTTTTGGAAACAAAATTATAACTACAGGGGAAGGCGGAATGCTTGTTACTGATAATGAAGAGATATATCAAAGGGCGAGAATCCTGCGGGACCATGGCATGGATCCCACTAAAAAGTACTGGCATCCCTATATCGGTTTCAATTACCGTATGACAAATATACAGTCGGCTATCGGATGTGCTCAGATGGAAAGGATCGAGGATATTTTACACAAAAAACAACAAATAGCACAAATATACGAGGATTGTTTGCATGATTTAGAGGATGTTTTACTTCCACCGCGAAACGATTGGTCTAAAAATATTTACTGGATGTATGCAATTGTGTTAACAGGTAACTTGGCACAAAAGAACATTCGGGATACGTTAATTAGTTTACTGCAAAAAAAACACATTGAATGTCGCCCCTTTTTTTATCTTATACATCAAATGCCACCGTATCAAATTTCACATTTGAAAATGGAAATAGCCGAATATTTATCAAGAAATGGTATTTGTTTGCCATCTTATGTTGATATGGAGGAGAATGAAACAAGGCATGTGTGTGCTATTCTAAAGCAACTAATTTCAAATGTTTAA
- the gmd gene encoding GDP-mannose 4,6-dehydratase yields the protein MHTKNLKKFTVFPDQKLSEILKIINIVGVAFVVEENEKLIGIITDGDIRRAAIKGYSLETEAKKVMNHDYFYVIEGTSDQEILAKMPKQVFCFPVVDNDGRILGYRFFTELTKKNALITGITGQDGAYLAEFLLSKGYTVYGGYRRTSNIDFSRLDYLNVKDRIQLIQLDVTDISSVYHALQVSSPAEIYNLAAQSFVETSFNQPCLSLNVNTLGTTNLLAAVKEFCPSAKFYQASTSELYGKVVEIPQNENTPFYPRSPYAISKLAAYWMAVNYREAYGIYACNGILFNHESPIRGQEFVTRKITMGVAKIKLGLADSLLLGNLSAKRDWGYARDFVQSMWLMLQQPEPEDFVIATGISTTVREFAQKAFAIVGLDYNDYVRMDARYFRPSEVDVLVGDPAKAREKLGWNPGCTPLEKLIEMMVLSDLKQLESKL from the coding sequence ATGCATACAAAGAATTTAAAAAAATTTACCGTTTTTCCTGATCAAAAATTAAGCGAAATTTTAAAAATCATTAATATCGTAGGTGTTGCTTTTGTTGTTGAGGAAAATGAAAAACTCATAGGTATCATTACCGATGGAGATATTCGCAGGGCTGCAATCAAGGGATATTCTCTGGAAACTGAAGCCAAAAAAGTAATGAATCATGACTATTTTTATGTGATTGAGGGAACGAGTGATCAGGAAATTTTAGCGAAAATGCCAAAGCAGGTATTTTGCTTTCCTGTCGTTGATAATGACGGAAGAATACTTGGGTATAGGTTTTTTACTGAATTAACAAAAAAAAATGCTTTAATTACTGGAATTACTGGGCAAGACGGTGCTTATTTAGCAGAGTTTTTACTTTCTAAGGGTTATACTGTTTATGGTGGTTATCGAAGAACGAGTAATATCGATTTCTCAAGGTTAGACTATTTAAATGTAAAAGATAGAATACAGTTAATTCAACTTGATGTAACAGATATAAGTTCTGTGTATCATGCATTACAAGTATCTTCTCCTGCGGAAATATATAATCTGGCAGCACAAAGCTTTGTAGAAACATCCTTCAACCAGCCTTGCCTTAGTCTTAATGTAAACACTCTTGGAACAACCAATCTTTTAGCGGCAGTCAAAGAATTTTGTCCTTCTGCTAAGTTTTATCAAGCCTCTACCAGCGAGCTTTACGGAAAAGTTGTAGAAATTCCTCAAAATGAAAATACGCCCTTTTATCCTCGCAGTCCTTACGCTATTTCTAAACTCGCGGCATATTGGATGGCTGTTAACTACCGTGAGGCATATGGAATTTATGCTTGCAACGGTATCTTGTTTAACCATGAGTCGCCCATTCGTGGGCAAGAATTTGTTACCCGTAAAATTACTATGGGAGTGGCAAAAATCAAACTCGGATTGGCGGATTCCCTTCTGTTGGGAAATTTGAGTGCGAAAAGAGACTGGGGATATGCCAGAGATTTTGTACAATCTATGTGGTTAATGTTGCAACAGCCTGAGCCGGAAGATTTTGTTATTGCAACGGGAATATCAACTACTGTCCGGGAATTTGCACAAAAGGCCTTCGCGATAGTTGGGTTGGATTATAACGATTATGTTCGGATGGACGCACGGTATTTTCGGCCTTCAGAAGTGGACGTTTTAGTTGGTGATCCTGCCAAGGCAAGAGAAAAATTAGGCTGGAATCCTGGATGTACCCCTTTAGAGAAATTAATTGAAATGATGGTATTAAGTGATTTAAAACAGCTCGAATCGAAATTGTAG
- a CDS encoding nucleotidyltransferase substrate binding protein encodes MRFEDGLHNFQKAYERFANIVDRKEEFYKEGYSDIYLDLVVKRFEFTYEMSWKCIKRYLDYIGIECHSPRHCFKEAFSQKIITDETVWIDMIEQRNLFQPCLR; translated from the coding sequence GTGAGATTTGAAGACGGACTTCACAATTTCCAAAAGGCATACGAGAGGTTTGCAAATATTGTTGATAGAAAGGAGGAGTTTTATAAGGAGGGGTATAGCGATATCTATTTGGATCTGGTGGTAAAGAGATTTGAATTTACCTATGAGATGAGCTGGAAATGCATTAAAAGGTACCTGGATTATATCGGTATAGAATGTCACAGTCCGAGACATTGCTTTAAAGAGGCATTTTCTCAAAAGATAATTACTGATGAAACTGTTTGGATTGACATGATAGAGCAGAGAAACCTTTTCCAGCCATGTTTACGATGA
- a CDS encoding nucleotidyltransferase domain-containing protein has protein sequence MHYKELLDEIRKVILKHASPVRIYLYGSRATGEAGETSDIDIAYDDKECKETYLIEEEIRKLPTLVKIDVKKLPLLKKGLETGL, from the coding sequence GTGCACTACAAAGAGTTGCTTGACGAAATCAGAAAAGTTATTTTAAAGCATGCAAGCCCGGTCAGAATATACCTCTATGGTTCAAGGGCAACGGGAGAAGCTGGCGAAACGAGTGATATTGACATAGCTTACGATGACAAGGAGTGTAAGGAAACGTATCTTATAGAGGAAGAGATTCGGAAGCTTCCGACCCTTGTAAAGATTGACGTGAAGAAGTTGCCTTTACTGAAGAAAGGTTTAGAAACAGGGTTATAG
- a CDS encoding carbohydrate kinase family protein, whose product MNILVSGSLAYDRIMDFPGKFSDHILPEKIHLLNVCFMINELNENFGGTAGNIAYALSLLGESPTILATAGRDFEPYRNWLAQHEISTDHIKVINEELTAGAYITTDLADNQITAFNPGAMKFGSHFEFNSVVKEDTLAIVAPGNLDDMSNFSNMYKQRGIDYIFDPGQSLPAWSDMQLREMIDGSKIFICNDYELQLTQEKTSMTDDDILERTGMLIVTKGEYGSVIKRKENNELKIFDIPIARASKVCDPTGAGDAYRAGLIKGLLSSRKDIVHAAKIGALCATYAVEVYGPQNFQFTAEEFNKRFEAVFGEKAF is encoded by the coding sequence ATGAACATTCTTGTTTCAGGTTCTTTGGCATACGACAGGATTATGGATTTTCCGGGAAAGTTTTCAGATCATATTCTTCCGGAAAAAATTCACCTGTTGAACGTTTGTTTTATGATAAATGAACTCAATGAGAATTTTGGAGGCACGGCAGGTAACATTGCTTACGCGCTTTCGTTGCTTGGTGAAAGCCCGACGATACTGGCAACTGCAGGAAGGGATTTTGAGCCATATAGAAATTGGCTGGCACAGCATGAAATTTCTACAGATCATATTAAGGTTATTAACGAAGAGCTGACAGCAGGCGCGTATATAACTACTGACCTGGCAGATAACCAGATAACGGCCTTTAATCCCGGCGCAATGAAATTTGGTTCCCATTTCGAATTTAATAGTGTTGTGAAGGAGGATACCCTTGCGATTGTCGCGCCGGGAAATCTTGATGACATGTCAAATTTTTCAAATATGTATAAACAACGTGGTATTGATTATATTTTCGACCCCGGACAGTCTTTACCGGCATGGTCTGATATGCAGTTGAGAGAGATGATAGACGGATCAAAGATATTTATCTGCAATGACTATGAGTTACAGTTAACACAGGAGAAAACCTCCATGACAGATGATGATATTCTGGAAAGGACAGGCATGCTCATTGTAACAAAAGGAGAATATGGTTCCGTTATAAAGCGAAAAGAAAATAACGAATTAAAAATTTTTGATATCCCCATTGCCCGTGCGTCAAAGGTTTGTGACCCGACAGGTGCCGGTGATGCATACAGGGCTGGTTTAATAAAGGGGCTTTTGTCATCGAGGAAAGATATTGTTCATGCTGCGAAAATAGGCGCTCTCTGCGCGACGTATGCCGTAGAAGTCTATGGCCCGCAGAATTTCCAGTTTACCGCAGAGGAGTTCAATAAACGCTTTGAGGCGGTATTTGGAGAAAAGGCCTTTTAA
- a CDS encoding Dabb family protein, translated as MIIHIVMWKLKDFAEGASKKENALMIKAKLESLKDTVNVIKHIEVGINIVETDASADVALYSEFRCMDDLNAYQKHPEHQAVVQFVKNVCMERKVVDYER; from the coding sequence ATGATTATACACATTGTTATGTGGAAATTGAAAGACTTTGCCGAGGGTGCGAGCAAAAAAGAGAATGCCCTAATGATAAAGGCGAAACTGGAGTCTTTAAAAGATACAGTTAACGTGATCAAACATATTGAGGTGGGTATAAATATCGTTGAGACAGATGCATCCGCGGATGTAGCTCTTTATTCAGAATTCAGGTGTATGGATGACCTGAACGCCTATCAAAAACATCCGGAACATCAGGCGGTCGTACAATTCGTTAAGAATGTGTGTATGGAACGGAAAGTTGTCGATTACGAGAGATAG
- the lysS gene encoding lysine--tRNA ligase gives MDKYEQERLTKLRKLQEKEVEPYGRRYDNTQSIQSILESFVEERNDIKAKAAGRISTMRPHGKTAFVDIRDWTGKIQVYIKLDKVGQEKFEIFKLLDLADIIGVEGSLFKTRTGEITIFADDFSLLTKSLLTPPEKWHGLKDIELRHRQRSVDLFTNPEVMGTFLKRIAIIKHIRKFLDERNFVEVETPMMQSIPGGAVARPFTTHHNALDIDLYLRIAPELYLKRLLVGGMEKIYEINRNFRNEGISTRHNPEFTMMELYQAYSDYNGMMELTESLTTSLVKELYGSYEIPFGEKKIDMTPPWRRATFSELLKEYGGTSFEDDAGLVKKSKELGLETQGVDRDTMANAIFEHVVEPVLCNPTFVIDYPTSICPLTKVCDYDSRFAQRFELYIASMEIANSYSELNDAIEQEKRLHDQLGTENDIDGKIDEDFLNALKYGMPPAGGLGIGIDRLIMLLTNNVSIREVILFPLLKPK, from the coding sequence ATGGACAAATATGAACAGGAACGTCTGACAAAACTCCGGAAGCTACAGGAAAAGGAAGTGGAACCCTATGGCAGACGTTATGACAATACACAATCAATACAATCGATTCTGGAAAGTTTTGTTGAGGAACGAAACGACATAAAAGCCAAGGCCGCTGGTCGTATCTCTACCATGCGTCCGCATGGGAAAACGGCCTTTGTTGATATAAGAGACTGGACGGGGAAAATACAAGTCTATATAAAACTCGACAAGGTAGGCCAGGAAAAATTTGAGATCTTCAAGTTGTTGGATCTGGCTGATATTATCGGAGTTGAAGGCAGTCTCTTTAAAACAAGGACTGGTGAAATTACTATTTTTGCCGATGATTTTTCCCTCCTTACAAAGTCCCTGTTAACTCCCCCTGAAAAATGGCACGGGCTAAAGGACATTGAATTAAGGCATCGTCAACGTTCCGTCGATTTGTTCACAAATCCTGAGGTCATGGGAACCTTCCTGAAGCGCATTGCCATAATAAAACATATTCGAAAGTTTTTAGATGAACGTAATTTTGTAGAAGTAGAAACCCCCATGATGCAATCCATTCCGGGTGGCGCTGTTGCAAGGCCTTTTACCACACATCACAACGCACTTGATATTGATTTGTACCTGAGAATTGCCCCGGAACTTTACCTGAAGAGATTACTTGTGGGCGGAATGGAAAAAATTTATGAAATCAATCGTAACTTTAGAAATGAAGGTATTTCAACACGTCATAATCCTGAATTCACTATGATGGAGTTATACCAGGCATACAGTGACTATAATGGTATGATGGAATTGACGGAAAGTCTTACCACGTCACTGGTAAAAGAATTGTATGGTTCATATGAAATACCGTTTGGGGAAAAAAAGATTGATATGACACCCCCATGGCGTCGTGCCACCTTTTCTGAATTGTTAAAGGAATATGGCGGGACAAGCTTTGAGGATGACGCTGGTCTCGTAAAAAAATCAAAGGAATTGGGCCTTGAAACACAGGGTGTAGATCGGGACACTATGGCCAATGCTATTTTTGAACACGTAGTAGAACCGGTATTGTGCAATCCTACTTTTGTGATAGATTATCCAACCTCAATTTGCCCGTTGACGAAGGTATGCGACTATGATTCCCGGTTTGCTCAAAGGTTTGAGCTTTATATAGCATCAATGGAAATTGCAAATTCCTACTCAGAGCTGAATGACGCCATAGAACAGGAAAAACGTCTACACGATCAGCTAGGCACAGAAAACGACATTGATGGTAAAATTGACGAGGATTTTCTGAATGCCCTGAAATACGGTATGCCCCCCGCCGGCGGCCTTGGAATTGGAATAGACCGGCTGATTATGTTGCTTACGAACAATGTTTCAATAAGAGAAGTAATTCTCTTCCCACTCCTTAAACCAAAGTAA
- a CDS encoding CPBP family intramembrane metalloprotease → MEEVQTLFSHSQLFDIIIISGLAGFAEELFFRGILQVKLGIIWASIIFGLLHFVTPAYGIVAIVMGLYIGILFHYTQSLLVPVQLHFIYDFAALVYLKYFVRT, encoded by the coding sequence TTGGAAGAGGTACAGACTCTCTTTTCTCATTCACAATTATTTGATATAATAATCATTTCTGGCTTGGCAGGTTTTGCAGAAGAACTATTTTTCCGGGGAATACTTCAAGTGAAATTAGGTATTATCTGGGCAAGTATCATTTTCGGCCTTCTCCATTTTGTAACACCAGCCTACGGCATTGTTGCTATTGTCATGGGACTATACATAGGCATTCTATTCCACTATACACAAAGTCTTCTCGTTCCTGTTCAATTACATTTTATTTACGATTTTGCGGCACTGGTATATCTAAAATATTTTGTGAGAACTTAA